A genomic window from Algoriphagus sp. Y33 includes:
- a CDS encoding HAMP domain-containing sensor histidine kinase, protein MNISYKERIARRLTLVTALIVLVVFAIIYLVVNYTVVQSIDRELKLETDKHVGQIFLVHGEIRFVHKDEWLEQEHSQIQLNPIFIEIVDMQGNSMDRSPNLGEHHLSFYPGRGENNEAWTLKTGDREVRQMQIPLNHAGKQEGYMLVAKSFEDARELLTNLRNILMILYPGILISLFLAMRYLAGQSIQPIQKIIQKTNLISQSNLNERIPVADPNDEIAQLTRSINELLARLEQALTREKQFTSDASHELRTPLAILRGTLEVLIRKPRTPGEYVDKIRMALGSIDRMSEMIDQLLSLARVGKGKMSREEVELISFVQDFVQQAELDSGREITVETNLSTPLFTLVNEKSLQMILTNLTQNAIKYSSPTTIVRFQVGSHEGAPYLLIRDEGKGIAKESLDKIFDSFYREANDVGNPVQGTGLGLAIVKKLATESGIRVEVESEKGKGSTFRLIFNTEI, encoded by the coding sequence ATGAATATTTCCTACAAAGAACGGATAGCACGGAGACTGACGCTGGTCACGGCATTGATTGTATTGGTTGTGTTTGCCATTATTTATTTAGTGGTGAACTATACTGTCGTTCAGAGCATAGACAGGGAGCTTAAACTGGAAACTGATAAGCATGTCGGCCAGATTTTTTTGGTACATGGGGAGATAAGATTTGTACATAAGGACGAATGGCTGGAGCAGGAGCATAGCCAGATTCAGCTCAATCCTATCTTTATAGAAATAGTGGATATGCAGGGGAATTCCATGGATAGGTCCCCAAATCTCGGAGAGCATCACTTGAGTTTTTATCCCGGACGGGGAGAAAACAACGAGGCGTGGACACTGAAGACCGGCGACAGAGAAGTGCGCCAAATGCAGATTCCATTGAATCATGCTGGAAAGCAAGAAGGATATATGCTGGTGGCGAAGTCATTTGAAGATGCCCGAGAACTGCTGACCAATCTGAGGAATATATTGATGATTCTCTATCCGGGCATTCTTATTTCCCTATTCTTGGCCATGAGATATTTGGCGGGCCAAAGTATTCAGCCTATTCAGAAGATCATTCAGAAAACTAATCTGATCTCCCAGAGCAATCTCAATGAGCGGATCCCTGTAGCCGATCCAAATGATGAAATAGCCCAGCTCACCCGTTCAATTAATGAGCTGCTAGCCCGGTTGGAACAAGCCCTGACCCGGGAGAAGCAATTCACTTCTGATGCCTCTCATGAGTTGAGGACTCCTCTGGCCATTTTACGAGGTACACTGGAAGTGTTGATCCGCAAACCGAGAACACCCGGGGAATATGTGGATAAGATCAGAATGGCTTTGGGAAGTATAGACCGTATGTCAGAGATGATTGATCAGTTACTTTCCCTCGCCAGAGTTGGCAAAGGGAAAATGAGCAGGGAAGAAGTGGAGTTGATTTCTTTTGTGCAGGATTTTGTGCAACAGGCAGAGTTGGATTCGGGCAGGGAAATCACGGTGGAAACCAATCTTTCCACTCCGCTTTTTACACTGGTCAATGAGAAGTCCCTGCAGATGATCTTGACTAACCTCACCCAAAATGCCATCAAATATTCTTCTCCTACTACGATAGTCCGGTTTCAGGTAGGGAGTCATGAAGGGGCACCTTACCTCTTGATCAGGGATGAGGGAAAGGGGATAGCCAAGGAGTCATTGGACAAGATTTTTGATTCTTTTTATAGAGAGGCAAATGATGTGGGAAATCCTGTTCAAGGTACTGGGCTTGGACTTGCTATCGTGAAGAAGCTGGCGACGGAATCCGGTATCCGGGTGGAGGTAGAAAGCGAAAAGGGGAAGGGCAGTACATTTCGATTGATTTTTAACACTGAGATTTAA
- a CDS encoding response regulator transcription factor yields the protein MRILVVEDEPGISGFLKQGLEEESYHVDIAENGQTGLQMSLSGVYDLLLLDWMLPVISGLELCIDFRKQFPNTPVIFLTAKDTVEETITGLQSGANDYIKKPFHFEELLERIRVQLRARDISEEKYTLGPITLYTGRHLVLRGEEEVQLTQKEFALLEYLMKNKNQVCRRTQIIEKVWDIHFDYNTGVIDVFMNSLRKKLNFNTNEDYIQTVRGIGYVAKDL from the coding sequence ATGCGAATTCTAGTTGTAGAAGATGAGCCGGGGATTTCCGGATTTTTAAAGCAAGGATTGGAAGAGGAATCCTATCATGTGGATATCGCTGAAAATGGTCAAACAGGTCTTCAGATGTCGCTTAGTGGCGTGTATGATCTTTTGCTATTGGACTGGATGCTTCCGGTCATAAGTGGATTGGAGCTATGCATAGATTTCCGAAAGCAATTTCCGAATACTCCGGTCATTTTTCTTACTGCAAAAGATACCGTGGAAGAAACAATCACAGGATTACAGTCCGGCGCAAATGATTACATCAAAAAGCCTTTTCACTTTGAAGAATTATTGGAGCGGATCCGGGTGCAGTTGCGGGCCAGGGATATTTCGGAAGAGAAATATACTCTTGGGCCTATTACTCTCTACACCGGCAGGCATCTGGTGCTCAGGGGTGAAGAAGAAGTACAGCTTACCCAAAAAGAGTTTGCACTGCTGGAATACCTGATGAAAAACAAAAATCAAGTATGTAGACGGACCCAGATTATCGAGAAAGTGTGGGATATTCACTTTGATTACAATACGGGTGTGATTGATGTTTTTATGAATTCACTGAGGAAAAAGCTAAACTTCAATACCAATGAAGATTACATACAGACGGTACGGGGAATAGGTTATGTAGCCAAGGATTTATGA
- a CDS encoding PepSY domain-containing protein, with amino-acid sequence MQPKKSTAWKSIRNIFDQIHLYAGLISGLVVIAVCLSGTVYVYNTEIREFMDSELYFVEETGPRMTADELRSSLEQSAESKVVGLMWNEESDRSVQFTLKKEGEEGRGTTYYVNPYSAEILGNTSDRTQTAEFMGYMFSLHRWLLLDQIEEPILESMGNRDLGRFINGVATLLFLLGVITGIVIWVPNKVKSWKQGLKVKWSANWKRVNHDLHNTLAFYSLIFLFIMGATGPFWSYSWYREGWQKTWDTYQESPGPRGGNAEGPRRGGAKPEIADTEASVPMLSLEDVFAKTNAELPYEGNIRVSIPSKASDPVSVSKYRTGFFARAGADQLTLSSTDLSVTEANLFSDLPFRQQIGRSVKSLHVGDIFGQFSKFLWFVACLIATSLPITGTLIWWNKRKKKPAKKKPIARQVAEMA; translated from the coding sequence GAAATATTTTTGACCAAATTCATTTATATGCTGGCTTGATTTCCGGTCTGGTGGTTATTGCTGTCTGTCTCAGCGGAACTGTCTATGTGTACAATACGGAGATCAGAGAGTTTATGGATTCGGAACTTTATTTCGTGGAGGAAACTGGACCTCGTATGACGGCCGACGAACTGAGGAGTTCACTGGAGCAAAGTGCCGAGTCGAAGGTGGTAGGTCTGATGTGGAATGAAGAGTCTGATCGTAGTGTTCAGTTTACGTTGAAAAAAGAAGGGGAAGAGGGAAGGGGCACCACCTATTATGTAAATCCATATTCGGCAGAAATTTTAGGCAATACATCTGATCGTACGCAGACAGCTGAATTTATGGGGTATATGTTTAGCCTTCACAGGTGGTTGCTTCTGGACCAGATCGAAGAACCAATATTGGAAAGTATGGGCAACCGTGACCTGGGAAGATTTATCAACGGAGTGGCTACGCTTCTGTTTCTTTTGGGGGTGATTACGGGGATTGTGATTTGGGTGCCCAATAAAGTAAAAAGCTGGAAACAAGGATTGAAAGTGAAATGGTCAGCTAACTGGAAGCGGGTGAATCATGACCTCCATAATACATTGGCTTTTTACTCTTTGATATTTCTTTTTATAATGGGAGCGACAGGGCCATTCTGGTCCTACTCTTGGTATAGAGAAGGATGGCAAAAGACTTGGGATACCTATCAGGAGAGCCCGGGGCCCAGAGGCGGAAATGCAGAGGGACCTAGAAGAGGAGGAGCAAAGCCCGAAATAGCTGATACAGAAGCTTCAGTTCCAATGCTTTCCCTTGAGGATGTTTTTGCAAAAACCAATGCGGAGCTTCCTTACGAGGGGAATATCAGAGTTTCAATTCCTTCCAAAGCGTCTGATCCGGTAAGTGTAAGTAAGTATAGAACAGGTTTTTTTGCCAGAGCCGGTGCTGATCAGCTGACCTTGTCTTCAACGGACCTATCTGTGACTGAGGCTAATTTATTTTCGGATTTACCTTTTCGCCAGCAGATCGGTAGGTCGGTAAAGTCTTTGCATGTAGGGGATATTTTTGGTCAGTTCTCCAAATTTCTTTGGTTTGTGGCCTGTTTGATTGCCACTTCATTGCCGATTACGGGAACCTTGATCTGGTGGAATAAGCGGAAGAAAAAACCGGCTAAGAAAAAGCCTATTGCTCGTCAGGTGGCAGAAATGGCATAA